From Longimicrobium sp., the proteins below share one genomic window:
- a CDS encoding SusC/RagA family TonB-linked outer membrane protein: MKQVRWLFAAVVAAATASTPLTAQEPATVTGRVTNAAGAPESAVTVRINALAAGTTTAADGTYRLVVPASRLQSARQVTITASRVGLASSSRTVTLSPGASLTQNFQLGADVLQLEGIVATGQGTATTRERVTTAISTVRSEEITQSNEPNIVTALAAKAPGVNVISSSGDPGAGTYIRIREAASIVGGTQPLFVVDGTPIDNSSNSVEPSSFGVSGTATSNRATDINPNDIENVQILKGAAATAIYGSRGANGVVLITTKRGRAGRTQVTYSLTAGRDQVSQLPGLQRTNGRGLSYLAYIPLYETIGDLNADFGTNFASFDQARTVFRDSTFQSTASFGRPLTGVETFDHAEELYETGTRMENNLTVSGGSERTTYFMSVGRNSVDGTLRGNSAFARNSVRLKGSHALFSDLQINGNIAYARTEADLVQQGSNTSGILLGALRTPPEFNNCLPSSQLKAGQPCYVNPETGLQRSYRRPNPTDINQSSLYDNPFFVAQAGQNWSEVGRTMGNVGLDYTPASWLRVNYVLGVDYYSDEQLSYMPNSSASFSTGRVITATFNDLILDSNLSATASGTLGRNLVGSLTVGQNLNQEQYSRNLLTTTNLFPGTQQSDFGVDRIPDEFEYESRTDGYFATGETTFADQLTLTATGRMDGSSTFGGDGKRFFYPSVGVSWAFTKLGAFDNVSWLDFGKLRASWGRVGRQPPVFSNTSGYTTGAFIDGYVQGNGLNSVYNGLTGIFTQSLRGNPNITPEVKTETEIGGDLAFFGRRVSAGLTYYTNKTKDVILPVPTAYSLGRVQEYANVAEFEGSGWEATLDVAPVQSRRFGWTVNGTYTRSRTCVTALPGTEELSLDGFTGSTVSLVAPGAAGTKGCNPFGVFFGQDFVRFGRGSLIDGENIDQLYPNAKPGALYIGEDGFPITDDVSRVAGDPNPDWMASIRNSFTLGTNLRLSALFDIRHGGDVWNGTKGALYFFGTSEETIPFQGEGFKAAFGDFALANGTKPDVAGPGAGQVVPLNWATWQQGGIGSGFTGPFSQFIEDGSFVKLRDVSISYTLDQGWLSRMGIGSADITLSGRNLRTWTDYTGIDPESNLVGERNGRGLDYFNNPQTRSYVISVNLNR; this comes from the coding sequence ATGAAACAAGTCCGTTGGCTCTTTGCGGCGGTAGTCGCCGCGGCCACGGCGTCCACTCCGCTGACGGCTCAGGAGCCGGCAACGGTGACCGGACGTGTGACCAACGCGGCGGGCGCTCCCGAAAGCGCCGTGACCGTACGCATCAACGCCCTCGCAGCCGGCACCACCACGGCCGCTGACGGCACGTACCGCCTGGTGGTTCCCGCGTCGCGCCTGCAGTCGGCGCGGCAGGTGACGATCACCGCTTCGCGCGTGGGCCTCGCTTCGTCCTCGCGCACCGTGACGCTCTCGCCGGGCGCCAGCCTCACGCAGAACTTCCAGCTCGGCGCCGACGTGCTGCAGCTGGAGGGGATCGTGGCGACGGGCCAGGGTACGGCCACCACCCGCGAGCGCGTGACCACCGCCATCTCCACGGTCCGTTCCGAGGAGATCACGCAGTCCAACGAGCCCAACATCGTGACGGCGCTGGCGGCCAAGGCGCCGGGCGTCAACGTCATCAGCTCCTCCGGCGACCCGGGCGCGGGCACGTACATCCGCATCCGCGAGGCCGCCTCCATCGTGGGCGGCACCCAGCCGCTCTTCGTGGTTGACGGCACGCCCATCGACAACTCGTCGAACTCGGTGGAGCCGTCCAGCTTCGGCGTGTCCGGCACGGCGACGTCCAACCGCGCCACGGACATCAACCCGAACGACATCGAGAACGTCCAGATCCTCAAGGGCGCGGCGGCCACGGCCATCTACGGGTCGCGCGGCGCCAACGGCGTGGTGCTGATCACCACCAAGCGCGGCCGCGCCGGCCGCACGCAGGTGACGTACAGCCTTACGGCGGGCCGCGACCAGGTGTCGCAGCTTCCGGGGCTTCAGCGCACCAACGGGCGCGGGCTCTCGTACCTCGCGTACATCCCGCTGTACGAGACGATCGGCGATCTGAACGCCGACTTCGGCACCAACTTCGCCTCGTTCGACCAGGCGCGCACCGTGTTCCGCGACTCGACGTTCCAGAGCACGGCGAGCTTCGGCCGCCCGCTGACGGGCGTGGAGACGTTCGACCACGCGGAGGAGCTGTACGAGACCGGCACCCGGATGGAGAACAACCTCACCGTGTCCGGCGGCAGCGAGCGCACCACGTACTTCATGAGCGTGGGCCGCAACAGCGTGGACGGCACGCTGCGCGGCAACTCGGCGTTCGCGCGCAACTCGGTGCGCCTCAAGGGGTCGCACGCGCTGTTCAGCGACCTGCAGATCAACGGCAACATCGCGTACGCCCGCACCGAGGCCGACCTGGTGCAGCAGGGCTCCAACACCAGCGGCATCCTGCTGGGCGCGCTGCGCACGCCGCCGGAGTTCAACAACTGCCTGCCGTCGTCGCAGCTCAAGGCGGGGCAGCCGTGCTACGTGAACCCGGAGACGGGGCTCCAGCGGTCGTACCGCCGCCCGAACCCCACCGACATCAACCAGTCGTCGCTGTACGACAACCCGTTCTTCGTCGCCCAGGCGGGGCAGAACTGGAGCGAAGTCGGCCGCACCATGGGCAACGTCGGGCTGGACTACACCCCGGCCTCGTGGCTGCGCGTGAACTACGTGCTCGGCGTGGACTACTACTCCGACGAGCAGCTGTCGTACATGCCCAACAGCTCGGCTTCGTTCTCCACCGGGCGGGTGATCACGGCCACGTTCAACGACCTGATCCTCGACTCCAACCTGTCCGCCACGGCGAGCGGGACCCTGGGGCGCAACCTGGTGGGAAGCCTCACGGTGGGGCAGAACCTGAACCAGGAACAGTACAGCCGTAACCTGCTGACGACGACGAACCTGTTCCCGGGCACGCAGCAGTCGGACTTCGGCGTCGACCGCATTCCGGACGAGTTCGAGTACGAGAGCCGCACCGACGGCTACTTCGCCACCGGCGAGACGACGTTCGCGGACCAGCTGACCCTTACGGCCACCGGCCGTATGGACGGCTCCTCGACGTTCGGCGGCGACGGCAAGCGCTTCTTCTACCCGAGCGTCGGCGTGAGCTGGGCGTTCACCAAGCTGGGCGCGTTCGACAACGTGAGCTGGCTGGACTTCGGCAAGCTGCGCGCTTCGTGGGGCCGCGTGGGCCGCCAGCCGCCGGTGTTCTCCAACACCAGCGGCTACACCACCGGCGCCTTCATCGACGGCTACGTGCAGGGCAACGGCCTGAACTCGGTGTACAACGGGCTCACCGGCATCTTCACGCAGTCGCTGCGCGGCAACCCGAACATCACCCCCGAGGTGAAGACGGAGACCGAGATCGGTGGCGACCTGGCCTTCTTCGGCCGCCGCGTGTCCGCCGGGCTCACGTACTACACCAACAAGACCAAGGACGTGATCCTGCCGGTGCCCACGGCGTACAGCCTGGGCCGCGTGCAGGAGTACGCGAACGTGGCCGAGTTCGAGGGGAGCGGCTGGGAAGCCACCCTCGACGTGGCCCCGGTGCAGAGCCGCCGCTTCGGCTGGACGGTGAACGGCACCTACACCCGCAGCCGCACCTGCGTGACCGCGCTTCCGGGCACCGAGGAGCTCTCGCTGGACGGCTTCACGGGCTCCACGGTGTCGCTGGTGGCGCCGGGCGCCGCGGGCACCAAGGGGTGCAACCCCTTCGGCGTGTTCTTCGGCCAGGACTTCGTGCGCTTCGGCCGCGGGTCGCTGATCGACGGCGAGAACATCGACCAGCTGTACCCGAACGCCAAGCCGGGCGCGCTGTACATCGGCGAGGACGGCTTCCCCATCACGGACGACGTGTCGCGCGTGGCGGGCGATCCGAACCCGGACTGGATGGCCAGCATCCGCAACAGCTTCACGCTGGGCACCAACCTCCGCCTCTCCGCGCTGTTCGACATCCGCCACGGCGGCGACGTGTGGAACGGCACCAAGGGCGCACTGTACTTCTTCGGCACCAGCGAAGAGACGATCCCCTTCCAGGGCGAGGGCTTCAAGGCCGCCTTCGGCGATTTCGCGCTGGCCAACGGCACCAAGCCGGACGTGGCGGGCCCGGGCGCCGGCCAGGTGGTTCCGCTGAACTGGGCCACGTGGCAGCAGGGCGGCATCGGCAGCGGGTTCACCGGTCCGTTCTCGCAGTTCATCGAGGACGGGAGCTTCGTGAAGCTGCGCGACGTCTCCATCTCGTACACGCTGGACCAGGGCTGGCTCAGCCGCATGGGGATCGGTTCGGCCGACATCACCCTGAGCGGGCGCAACCTGCGCACCTGGACCGACTACACCGGGATCGACCCGGAGTCGAACCTGGTGGGCGAGCGCAACGGCCGCGGGCTCGACTACTTCAACAATCCGCAGACGCGTTCGTACGTGATCTCGG